The following proteins are co-located in the Paenibacillus sp. FSL H8-0079 genome:
- a CDS encoding polysaccharide biosynthesis protein translates to MFENKRILVTGGTGSWGYELVAQLLPQQPKEIIVYSRNESSQVAMSRDFEDPRLHFRIGDIRDKDALTAACQHVDYVFHLAALKHVPVCEDQPYEALKTNVIGTQNVIEAAIENKVEKVIYISTDKAANPSNFYGMTKAIGEKLIVYANLLHSDTKFVTVRGGNVLGTNGSVVHLFKNQIRQKGQVSITDMSMTRFFLTLKDAITLLFKASVESMGGEIFVMTMPTCKIVDLAEVLIEDSGVENVAIVERGIRPGEKIHEILMSEFESMTTVVYDEQYLVILPTLGIPGLREHYNNCPPVSFNSFSSEHQLMTKEEIREILKRGGFLS, encoded by the coding sequence ATGTTTGAAAATAAGCGTATACTCGTGACTGGCGGTACGGGATCATGGGGTTATGAACTTGTGGCTCAACTGCTGCCCCAGCAGCCGAAAGAAATTATTGTGTATTCCCGGAACGAGTCCAGCCAAGTGGCCATGAGTCGTGATTTTGAAGACCCGCGTCTTCATTTCCGGATTGGAGATATTCGTGACAAGGACGCCTTGACGGCTGCCTGCCAGCATGTGGACTATGTGTTTCATCTGGCTGCGCTCAAGCATGTTCCGGTATGTGAAGACCAGCCGTACGAAGCGCTCAAAACCAATGTGATTGGTACACAGAATGTGATCGAGGCGGCTATTGAGAACAAGGTGGAAAAAGTCATCTATATCTCGACTGACAAGGCTGCCAATCCGTCCAACTTCTACGGTATGACAAAGGCCATCGGCGAGAAATTAATCGTATATGCCAACTTGTTGCACAGTGATACCAAGTTTGTTACGGTGCGGGGCGGGAATGTACTGGGAACAAACGGCAGTGTGGTGCATCTGTTCAAGAATCAGATCCGCCAGAAAGGGCAGGTCTCCATCACGGACATGAGCATGACTCGATTCTTTCTTACCCTCAAGGACGCCATTACCCTGCTGTTCAAAGCATCGGTGGAGAGTATGGGCGGAGAGATCTTTGTCATGACGATGCCGACATGTAAAATCGTGGATCTTGCTGAGGTGTTGATTGAGGATTCCGGCGTGGAGAATGTGGCTATTGTGGAACGTGGTATTCGTCCAGGGGAGAAAATTCATGAAATACTGATGAGTGAATTCGAGAGTATGACCACTGTGGTCTACGATGAGCAGTATCTGGTTATTCTCCCTACTCTCGGTATCCCGGGACTGCGTGAACATTACAACAATTGCCCTCCGGTCTCCTTCAACAGTTTCAGTTCCGAACATCAACTGATGACCAAAGAGGAGATTCGTGAAATTCTGAAACGCGGAGGATTCCTGTCATGA
- a CDS encoding SDR family oxidoreductase, with amino-acid sequence MKLLILGGNGMAGHILVDYFRRQGVHSVFYTTRDVTDPNGLLLDVNDSFMVDRMVEAVHPDVIINAVGVLNSFADEDKITAYHINGFLPHRLRRVADEIGARLIHISTDCVFSGDRGAYREDDVTDGTSAYAITKALGEVQDEGHLTIRTSIIGPEIRQGGIGLMQWFMSNTGEVGGYTRVFWNGVTTLELAKWVDHYLASSVSGLIHLAHPVPVSKHDLLVLFKQTWDKQDVTIVRDDSMVQDRTLVSTREDVKTDLPDYSTMLKELALWMEQS; translated from the coding sequence ATGAAACTGCTGATACTTGGTGGGAACGGAATGGCCGGCCATATTCTGGTCGACTATTTCCGCCGTCAAGGTGTACACAGCGTCTTCTATACAACTCGGGATGTCACGGACCCGAATGGTCTGCTCTTGGATGTGAACGACAGCTTCATGGTCGACCGAATGGTAGAAGCAGTGCACCCGGATGTGATTATTAATGCTGTAGGTGTATTGAACAGCTTTGCAGATGAGGACAAAATCACCGCATATCATATTAATGGTTTCCTGCCGCATCGTCTGCGGCGGGTTGCGGATGAGATTGGTGCACGTCTGATTCATATCAGTACAGACTGTGTGTTCAGCGGAGACCGGGGAGCATATCGGGAAGATGATGTCACAGACGGGACCTCTGCTTACGCCATCACCAAAGCACTTGGCGAAGTTCAAGACGAAGGTCATCTGACGATCCGCACGTCCATTATAGGGCCTGAAATTCGGCAGGGTGGCATTGGTCTGATGCAATGGTTTATGTCCAACACAGGTGAAGTAGGCGGGTATACCCGCGTATTCTGGAACGGTGTGACCACGCTTGAGCTGGCCAAATGGGTAGACCATTATCTGGCCTCATCCGTTAGTGGTCTCATCCACCTGGCGCATCCGGTACCTGTCAGCAAGCATGACCTGCTTGTGTTGTTCAAGCAGACCTGGGATAAGCAGGATGTGACGATTGTGCGTGATGACAGTATGGTGCAGGACCGTACGCTGGTATCCACTCGCGAGGATGTGAAGACAGACCTGCCGGATTATTCTACAATGCTGAAGGAGCTGGCATTATGGATGGAGCAGAGCTGA